A window of the Ostrea edulis chromosome 1, xbOstEdul1.1, whole genome shotgun sequence genome harbors these coding sequences:
- the LOC130048514 gene encoding uncharacterized protein K02A2.6-like: MELFTDNGPQFSSYVFRKFASDWDFVHTTSSPRYPQSNGQAERYVQMVKNLLRKADESGGNIYTSLMNYRASPIDGIGLSPSQLLMNRQLRTKLPITANMLNSKVVESCKTQLAARQEKQKHYYDRQSSTLPIMNRGEIIRVQKDSKEWEPAVLDQKLSDRSYLVRTGDNKLYRRNRRHLLKTSETMLPSDASDGTEPMTDESPQPHQDQSYASTTSSVKPKPHEISNTLRQEPRPQRTVRQPKHLEDFICK; encoded by the coding sequence ATGGAACTATTCACGGATAACGGGCCACAGTTCTCGAGTTATGTATTCAGGAAGTTCGCGAGTGATTGGGATTTCGTTCATACAACTTCAAGTCCCAGATATCCACAGTCAAACGGGCAGGCGGAAAGGTATGTTCAAATGGTTAAGAACCTACTTAGGAAAGCTGACGAATCAGGAGGTAACATTTATACGAGCCTTATGAATTATCGTGCATCACCAATTGATGGAATAGGACTGTCGCCATCTCAGCTACTCATGAATAGACAACTGCGTACCAAGTTACCGATTACAGCTAACATGTTGAATTCGAAAGTAGTCGAATCCTGCAAAACACAACTTGCTGCGCGCCAAGAGAAACAGAAACACTACTATGACCGACAATCGTCAACGTTGCCCATCATGAACAGAGGTGAAATAATTCGTGTACAGAAAGACTCAAAAGAATGGGAACCTGCTGTCTTAGATCAGAAACTTTCCGACCGATCGTATTTAGTGCGCACAGGTGATAACAAGCTGTATCGCAGAAACCGCAGGCATCTACTTAAAACGAGTGAAACTATGTTGCCATCTGATGCTTCAGATGGTACCGAACCGATGACTGACGAGTCACCACAACCGCATCAGGATCAATCCTACGCGTCGACCACTTCATCAGTGAAGCCTAAACCACATGAAATTTCGAACACCCTGCGTCAGGAACCAAGACCACAGCGAACAGTGAGGCAACCAAAACATCTTGAGGactttatttgcaaataa